From one Catellatospora sp. IY07-71 genomic stretch:
- a CDS encoding spherulation-specific family 4 protein: protein MLHRHGRGRLHLRAAAVLTALLLIPAAPAQASGLPDPASQQLAVPAYFYPGGDGAALWQRLNAPGVGIAVANPFSGPGKTRDPNYAAAIAAAKAAGVRVLGYVATGYLGTTGRATRLNETTPAAWAAQVQQDVATWYRLYGADGLGGIFFDEVQNVCGPQDAYVKTYRELDRHVRRAFPGAFTVVNPGIDTEPCYADVGDVILTFEGTYETYLGWQPPAWHRALDPRRFWHLVHATDTTEQLANAVALSKQRQAGYLYVTPDVLANPWDSLPPDAYWNAQLAAATDHGGDTAAPRVYGTPLAVHTTSTEATVGWLPAADDGRVTGYDVYLDGVRVTGTLNAIPLVTLHGLDPARSYRVAVAARDAAGNVSAPGRAATVTTKAADASAPAAPAGLRAAETKVASVRLAWDASTEADLAGYDVEVNGQPLLSLPSWLVTAGDTVSVPVSGLEPGTAYTFTAYTRDSSGNRSAAAGPLTVTTTVPSGDPITGASGVIDADGVTYQAAFNLPFDFHHLFIDVDDDATTGFATAGIGADLLIENAWFYRHTGTGWSWAPVDGPSPLVSSDDDHYVWRVPASVLSDVLGGAPVGPHRAVFHGSGSSPETYTAVITIS from the coding sequence ATGCTGCATCGGCATGGCCGCGGACGCCTGCACCTCCGGGCGGCGGCCGTACTCACCGCACTGCTCCTCATCCCGGCCGCGCCCGCGCAGGCGAGCGGCCTCCCCGACCCGGCGTCGCAGCAGCTCGCGGTGCCCGCGTACTTCTACCCGGGCGGCGACGGCGCCGCCCTCTGGCAGCGGCTCAACGCGCCGGGCGTCGGCATCGCCGTGGCGAACCCCTTCTCCGGCCCCGGCAAGACCCGGGACCCCAACTACGCTGCGGCCATCGCCGCCGCGAAGGCAGCGGGGGTACGCGTGCTCGGCTACGTCGCGACCGGCTACCTCGGCACCACCGGCCGCGCGACGCGGCTCAACGAGACCACCCCGGCGGCCTGGGCCGCGCAGGTCCAGCAGGACGTGGCCACCTGGTACCGGCTCTACGGCGCGGACGGCCTGGGCGGCATCTTCTTCGACGAGGTGCAGAACGTCTGCGGCCCGCAGGACGCCTACGTCAAGACCTACCGCGAGCTGGACCGGCACGTGCGGCGCGCGTTTCCCGGCGCGTTCACCGTGGTCAACCCGGGCATCGACACCGAACCGTGTTACGCGGACGTCGGCGACGTGATCCTCACCTTCGAGGGCACCTACGAGACCTACCTCGGCTGGCAGCCCCCGGCGTGGCACCGCGCGCTCGATCCGCGCCGGTTCTGGCACCTGGTGCACGCCACGGACACGACCGAGCAGCTGGCGAACGCGGTCGCGCTGAGCAAGCAGCGCCAGGCGGGCTACCTCTACGTCACGCCGGACGTGCTGGCCAACCCGTGGGACTCGCTGCCGCCGGACGCCTACTGGAACGCGCAGCTCGCCGCGGCGACCGACCACGGCGGCGACACTGCCGCGCCCCGCGTGTACGGCACGCCGCTGGCCGTGCACACCACCTCGACCGAGGCGACCGTGGGCTGGCTGCCCGCCGCCGACGACGGCCGCGTCACCGGGTACGACGTGTACCTCGACGGGGTCCGGGTCACCGGCACGCTGAACGCGATCCCGCTGGTCACGCTGCACGGGCTCGACCCGGCGCGGTCCTACCGGGTGGCCGTCGCCGCGCGGGACGCGGCGGGCAACGTCTCCGCGCCCGGCCGGGCCGCGACGGTGACCACGAAGGCCGCCGACGCGTCGGCGCCCGCCGCCCCGGCCGGGCTGCGTGCCGCCGAGACCAAGGTCGCCAGCGTGCGGCTGGCCTGGGACGCCTCCACCGAGGCCGACCTCGCGGGCTATGACGTCGAGGTGAACGGGCAGCCGCTGCTGTCGCTGCCGTCGTGGCTGGTCACGGCCGGGGACACGGTCAGCGTGCCGGTCAGCGGGCTGGAGCCGGGCACGGCGTACACGTTCACGGCGTACACCCGCGACAGCAGCGGCAACCGCTCGGCCGCCGCCGGGCCGCTGACCGTCACCACGACGGTGCCCTCCGGCGACCCGATCACCGGCGCGAGCGGCGTGATCGATGCCGACGGCGTGACCTACCAGGCGGCCTTCAACCTGCCGTTCGACTTCCACCACCTGTTCATCGACGTCGACGACGACGCCACCACCGGGTTCGCCACGGCCGGCATCGGCGCCGATCTGCTCATCGAGAACGCCTGGTTCTACCGCCACACCGGCACCGGCTGGAGCTGGGCGCCGGTGGACGGGCCGAGCCCGCTCGTGTCCAGCGACGACGACCACTACGTCTGGCGCGTGCCCGCGTCCGTGCTGTCCGACGTGCTCGGCGGCGCGCCGGTCGGCCCGCACCGGGCGGTCTTCCACGGCTCCGGCAGCTCGCCGGAGACCTACACCGCAGTGATCACCATCAGCTGA
- a CDS encoding ADP-ribosylation family protein, producing the protein MGDFVFDHERVGPSLAAMEARFDDVAARLRTVYGLRLPRHLAVFAAYLAAIDVPGRRALADGVGVSSGGIVRYFEDGGLALTGRDGLDERLDCRFRCDAPEFVTVLWGDTDGLHFGLWYDDPAELPTQVVHNYARDSAETWSEALPTVLAQVRRRLDDAEQDAADDPDYDAPDGARQRAELLRAIEAFAEADERACAQDGPVRWRGTPRPAILGGFGPALPEGSGDPRGGYERYDERYQAYRARSPLVREWIADAERELAAGLPAYALVLGRELHWLDAPDHREDALRLLTGAYRALGRDALAEIATVHYANRDLRSVEVLVS; encoded by the coding sequence ATGGGTGACTTCGTCTTCGACCATGAACGCGTCGGGCCCTCGCTCGCCGCGATGGAGGCCCGCTTCGACGACGTCGCCGCGCGCCTGCGCACCGTGTACGGCCTGCGCCTGCCCCGCCACCTGGCCGTCTTCGCCGCGTACCTCGCCGCGATCGACGTCCCCGGCAGGCGCGCCCTGGCCGACGGCGTCGGCGTCAGCTCCGGCGGCATCGTGCGCTACTTCGAGGACGGCGGCCTCGCGCTGACCGGCCGCGACGGCCTCGACGAGCGGCTGGACTGCCGGTTCCGCTGCGACGCGCCCGAGTTCGTCACCGTGCTGTGGGGCGACACCGACGGGCTCCACTTCGGACTGTGGTACGACGACCCCGCCGAGCTGCCCACCCAGGTGGTGCACAACTACGCCCGCGACTCCGCCGAGACCTGGAGCGAAGCGCTGCCCACGGTGCTGGCCCAGGTGCGCAGGCGCCTCGACGACGCCGAGCAGGACGCCGCCGACGACCCCGACTACGACGCCCCGGACGGCGCCCGGCAGCGCGCCGAGCTGCTCCGCGCGATCGAGGCGTTCGCCGAGGCCGACGAGCGGGCCTGCGCGCAGGACGGGCCGGTGCGCTGGCGGGGCACGCCGCGCCCGGCGATCCTCGGCGGGTTCGGGCCCGCGCTGCCGGAGGGCTCCGGCGACCCGCGCGGCGGCTACGAGCGCTACGACGAGCGGTATCAGGCTTATCGGGCGCGCTCGCCGCTGGTACGGGAGTGGATCGCCGACGCCGAACGGGAGCTGGCGGCCGGGCTGCCCGCGTACGCCCTGGTCCTGGGTAGGGAGCTGCACTGGCTCGACGCCCCGGACCACCGCGAGGACGCGCTGCGCCTGCTGACCGGTGCATACCGGGCACTGGGGCGGGACGCGCTCGCCGAGATCGCGACCGTGCACTACGCGAACCGCGACCTGCGCTCGGTGGAGGTGCTGGTGTCCTGA
- a CDS encoding carbohydrate ABC transporter permease, which translates to MVMTEEGIAADRAAVPAPAPGGRARRPRRWTAEAGWAYLLIAPTGLGLAVFYLWPVLQTGYFSFTEWGPFGGHEWVGLDNYRALAADTEVRQALVNTLLFALLGLLGIPLAIVFAALLNRPKLRGVSVYRALFFIPVVTMPVAVAMVWRWLYNGDFGLVNQFLSVFGVEGPHWIADPATALYALVAVCIWAGLGYNIVVFLAGLQAIPREFYEAAEIDGAGPVAQFRRVTLPLLSPSIFFVSVLSVIGSLQLFDLVYVMAGSGQAARSNPAMPRIQTVVGLFYDKAFYTNDRGYAAAIVMALLVLIVVFTAIQFRLQKRWVHYG; encoded by the coding sequence ATGGTGATGACCGAGGAGGGCATCGCGGCCGACCGCGCCGCGGTGCCCGCCCCGGCGCCCGGGGGCCGTGCCCGCCGCCCGCGCCGGTGGACCGCCGAGGCGGGGTGGGCGTACCTGCTCATCGCGCCGACCGGGCTGGGGCTGGCCGTGTTCTACCTGTGGCCCGTCCTGCAGACCGGGTACTTCTCCTTCACCGAGTGGGGCCCGTTCGGCGGGCACGAGTGGGTGGGGCTGGACAACTACCGGGCCCTGGCCGCCGACACCGAGGTGCGCCAGGCGCTGGTCAACACGCTGCTGTTCGCGCTGCTCGGCCTGCTCGGCATCCCGCTCGCGATCGTCTTCGCGGCGCTGCTCAACCGGCCGAAGCTGCGCGGCGTCTCGGTGTACCGCGCGCTGTTCTTCATCCCCGTGGTGACCATGCCGGTCGCCGTGGCGATGGTCTGGCGCTGGCTCTACAACGGCGACTTCGGCCTGGTCAACCAGTTCCTGTCGGTGTTCGGCGTGGAGGGCCCGCACTGGATCGCCGACCCGGCCACCGCGCTGTACGCGCTGGTGGCGGTGTGCATCTGGGCCGGGCTCGGCTACAACATCGTGGTCTTCCTGGCCGGGCTGCAGGCGATCCCGCGCGAGTTCTACGAGGCCGCCGAGATCGACGGGGCCGGGCCGGTGGCGCAGTTCCGGCGGGTCACCCTGCCGCTGCTGTCACCGTCGATCTTCTTCGTCTCGGTGCTCTCGGTCATCGGCTCGCTGCAGCTGTTCGACCTGGTGTACGTGATGGCCGGCAGCGGCCAGGCGGCCCGCTCGAACCCGGCCATGCCCCGCATCCAGACCGTCGTGGGGCTGTTCTACGACAAGGCGTTCTACACCAACGACCGCGGCTACGCGGCCGCGATCGTGATGGCGCTGCTCGTCCTCATCGTGGTGTTCACCGCGATCCAGTTCCGGCTGCAGAAGCGGTGGGTGCACTATGGCTGA
- a CDS encoding fibronectin type III domain-containing protein: protein MNRQAHPHRTAPPARRGIARLLAAALLAATALTAGFVATAATPAAAAGFEIGRTPFYGKVPTLNQHSRTAFWYGAVDQAKVNQLKAYDLVVLEPTLRVLNVTNDHFYFESVTSAQVQEIKRGVDGALGTADDVIVLGYLSVGEMLPTIIPGHSGHMTIQKGIELGLLPAGYGGPSGPLHGPNPWNYNAAGSYLNVEGGATPDGTYEDGYANYAGTSIGANYSSWGNRLTWRNNGVMPWYLDQQGTWVNDSRYLYGGYWKDGDGTVDVNPTYGGGYINGGDPAWQKFVTYQVDKIVHDGDYDGVFLDTVDTPDPVGGAGPGISWGPRGNFGFTAGGMVDLVEKIKAVDPSKVVASNRGYWYFNPDEGTSQFATRYRHAINIFVTESWYYNTYIPGFYDTSPGFEANWNTNTASPTYRSRDNFGGFWKDYVNAQANQADGFNVAIIDFRVPASGTQKWMNEVVGNSDYLAYDVSGANHFNSAVYDDAKNWLDAQGLAAPAQTGAHPTDLYGGFVADGSTGEWNAETPIFSDAAGNNGKGITKVYVKFVGDRFFMMVEAKQTISLAQEMIYFDYDKDGPTGWQPSWPTSPDSRIYLENLNQAYLLPHAGAGQGDVFKFSSPSAPTNRGWPVRVVQSGTRAEFEFDRNYVFPAAMAGTEVWTWLRVANFGGSSVRFTVPGGGTPPSPSPTPSSSPPPAQPPVISNVQYSNVTTTGATVTWTTDVASSSVVEYGTTTSYGFTATGANNVTSHSVTLSGLSPGTAYQFRVRSVSTGGTTSSPNGTFTTATSGGSYPAITVDGSAGDWGSVTPVLTGSTTVQSLSVTNNATNLYLLARGTGLNVLGQFYLNTDNNTGTGYNATGWTNPSGADYLLENGNLYRHAGGGWAWTSLGAVTFSRNDTVAEAAIPLSTLGLSPGSQLRAGYLKNNSATDRLPAASGTFPVVTLLNGSGGGGGAPVISNVQYANVTTTGATVTWTTDVASSSVVEYGTTTSYGSTATGANNVTSHSVTLSGLSPGTAYQFRVRSVATGGTTNSPNGTFTTATSGGGTPSITVDGNAGDWAAVTPVLSGGTGVQSVSVTSNGTTLYLCVKGTGLNVLGQFFLNTDNSTATGYNAAGWTNPSGGDYMLENANLYDHGGSGWSWTPLGAMTFARNDTVVEAAIPLSTLGLAPGAQLRLGYIKNNTTDRLPTPSGTFPLITL from the coding sequence ATGAACCGCCAAGCTCATCCGCACCGCACCGCTCCACCCGCGCGCCGGGGCATCGCCCGGCTGCTCGCCGCGGCCCTGCTCGCCGCCACCGCGCTGACCGCCGGGTTCGTCGCCACCGCGGCGACCCCGGCGGCCGCGGCCGGCTTCGAGATCGGCCGCACCCCGTTCTACGGCAAGGTCCCCACGCTCAACCAGCACAGCCGCACCGCGTTCTGGTACGGCGCGGTCGACCAGGCGAAGGTCAACCAGCTCAAGGCGTACGACCTGGTGGTCCTCGAACCGACCCTGCGCGTGCTGAACGTGACCAACGACCACTTCTACTTCGAGTCCGTCACGTCCGCGCAGGTGCAGGAGATCAAGCGCGGCGTGGACGGGGCGCTGGGCACCGCCGACGACGTGATCGTGCTCGGCTACCTGTCGGTCGGCGAGATGCTGCCGACGATCATCCCCGGCCACAGCGGGCACATGACCATCCAGAAGGGCATCGAGCTGGGCCTGCTGCCCGCGGGCTACGGCGGCCCGTCCGGCCCGCTGCACGGCCCGAACCCGTGGAACTACAACGCCGCCGGCTCGTACCTGAACGTCGAGGGCGGCGCGACCCCGGACGGCACCTACGAGGACGGTTACGCCAACTACGCCGGAACCTCGATCGGCGCGAACTACTCGTCCTGGGGCAACCGCCTGACCTGGCGCAACAACGGCGTCATGCCGTGGTACCTGGACCAGCAGGGCACCTGGGTCAACGACAGCCGGTACCTGTACGGCGGCTACTGGAAGGACGGCGACGGCACCGTCGACGTCAACCCGACCTACGGCGGCGGGTACATCAACGGCGGCGACCCGGCCTGGCAGAAGTTCGTCACCTACCAGGTCGACAAGATCGTGCACGACGGCGACTACGACGGCGTCTTCCTGGACACCGTGGACACGCCCGACCCGGTCGGCGGCGCGGGACCCGGCATCTCGTGGGGGCCGCGCGGCAACTTCGGCTTCACCGCGGGCGGCATGGTCGACCTCGTCGAGAAGATCAAGGCGGTGGACCCGAGCAAGGTCGTCGCCTCGAACCGGGGCTACTGGTACTTCAACCCCGACGAGGGCACCTCGCAGTTCGCCACCCGCTACCGGCACGCGATCAACATCTTCGTCACCGAGAGCTGGTACTACAACACGTACATCCCGGGCTTCTACGACACCAGCCCCGGGTTCGAGGCCAACTGGAACACGAACACCGCCTCGCCGACCTACCGCAGCCGGGACAACTTCGGCGGGTTCTGGAAAGACTATGTGAACGCGCAGGCCAACCAGGCCGACGGGTTCAACGTGGCGATCATCGACTTCCGGGTGCCCGCCTCGGGCACGCAGAAGTGGATGAACGAGGTCGTGGGCAACTCCGACTACCTCGCCTACGACGTCTCGGGGGCGAACCACTTCAACTCGGCCGTGTACGACGACGCCAAGAACTGGCTCGACGCGCAGGGCCTGGCCGCGCCGGCGCAGACGGGGGCGCACCCGACCGACCTCTACGGCGGGTTCGTCGCGGACGGCAGCACGGGGGAGTGGAACGCGGAGACGCCGATCTTCAGCGACGCCGCGGGGAACAACGGCAAGGGCATCACGAAGGTCTACGTGAAGTTCGTCGGGGACCGGTTCTTCATGATGGTCGAGGCGAAGCAGACCATCAGCCTGGCCCAGGAGATGATCTACTTCGACTACGACAAGGACGGGCCGACGGGCTGGCAGCCGTCCTGGCCGACCTCGCCGGACTCCCGGATCTACCTGGAGAACCTGAACCAGGCGTACCTGCTGCCGCACGCCGGGGCCGGGCAGGGCGACGTGTTCAAGTTCAGCAGCCCCAGCGCCCCGACGAACCGGGGCTGGCCGGTGCGGGTGGTGCAGTCCGGCACCCGTGCCGAGTTCGAGTTCGACCGCAACTACGTGTTCCCGGCCGCGATGGCGGGCACGGAGGTGTGGACCTGGCTGCGGGTGGCCAACTTCGGCGGGTCGTCGGTGCGGTTCACCGTGCCCGGCGGCGGCACCCCGCCGTCCCCGTCCCCGACCCCGTCCAGCTCGCCGCCCCCGGCACAGCCGCCGGTGATCTCGAACGTGCAGTACTCGAACGTCACCACGACCGGCGCGACGGTCACCTGGACCACGGACGTGGCCTCGTCGTCGGTGGTCGAGTACGGCACCACGACGTCGTACGGCTTCACCGCGACCGGTGCGAACAACGTGACCAGCCACTCGGTCACGCTCTCAGGGCTGTCGCCGGGCACGGCGTACCAGTTCCGGGTGCGCTCGGTGTCCACGGGCGGCACCACCAGCAGCCCCAACGGCACGTTCACCACCGCGACGAGCGGCGGGAGCTACCCGGCGATCACCGTCGACGGGTCGGCCGGTGACTGGGGGAGCGTCACCCCGGTGCTGACCGGCAGCACCACCGTGCAGTCGCTGTCGGTGACCAACAACGCCACCAACCTGTATCTGCTGGCGCGGGGCACCGGCCTGAACGTGCTCGGCCAGTTCTACCTGAACACCGACAACAACACCGGCACCGGCTACAACGCGACCGGCTGGACCAACCCGTCCGGCGCGGACTACCTGCTGGAGAACGGCAACCTCTACCGGCACGCCGGCGGCGGCTGGGCCTGGACGTCCCTCGGCGCGGTCACCTTCAGCCGCAACGACACCGTGGCCGAGGCGGCGATCCCGCTGTCCACGCTCGGCCTGTCACCAGGCTCGCAGCTACGGGCGGGCTACCTGAAGAACAACTCCGCGACCGACCGGCTCCCGGCCGCGAGCGGCACGTTCCCGGTGGTCACCCTGCTCAACGGCTCGGGCGGCGGTGGCGGCGCACCCGTCATCAGCAACGTGCAGTACGCCAACGTCACCACGACCGGCGCGACGGTCACCTGGACCACGGACGTGGCTTCGTCGTCGGTGGTCGAGTACGGCACCACGACGTCCTACGGCTCGACCGCGACCGGCGCGAACAACGTGACCAGCCACTCGGTCACGCTCTCGGGGCTGTCGCCGGGCACGGCGTACCAGTTCCGGGTCCGCTCGGTCGCCACGGGCGGCACCACCAACAGCCCCAACGGCACCTTCACCACGGCGACGAGTGGCGGCGGCACACCGTCGATCACGGTCGACGGCAACGCGGGCGACTGGGCGGCCGTCACCCCGGTGCTGTCCGGCGGCACCGGCGTCCAGTCGGTGTCGGTCACCAGCAACGGCACCACGCTCTACCTGTGCGTCAAGGGCACCGGCCTGAACGTGCTCGGCCAGTTCTTCCTCAACACCGACAACAGCACCGCCACCGGCTACAACGCCGCGGGTTGGACCAACCCGTCCGGCGGCGACTACATGCTGGAGAACGCCAACCTCTACGACCACGGCGGCAGCGGCTGGTCCTGGACCCCGCTCGGCGCGATGACCTTCGCCCGCAACGACACCGTCGTCGAAGCCGCCATCCCCCTGTCCACCCTCGGCCTGGCCCCCGGCGCCCAACTCCGCCTCGGCTACATCAAGAACAACACCACCGACCGCCTCCCCACCCCCTCCGGCACCTTCCCCTTGATCACCCTCTGA
- a CDS encoding carbohydrate ABC transporter permease, which produces MAEPRTAQGRMAGTHGTLILGAAVMVIPFAWQLLTSLKTLTNATRVPPTLAPDWRWANYAQVFELLPFGDQFLNTVLVAVARTAGQLLFCSMAAYAFARLRFPGRGLLFGLFLSVLMVPPALFVIPQYEIMADLGWLNSLGAIIAPGLFSAFGVFLLRQFFLGLPRELDEAARLDGAGPLRIYWSVMLPLAKPGLLALGILVVLASWNDLFWPLIVNTDPEQMTLSAGLASLQGQFQTDYPVLMAGSLLASLPVIVVFTVLQRHFIQGIAFSGNKS; this is translated from the coding sequence ATGGCTGAGCCCCGGACGGCGCAGGGCCGGATGGCCGGCACGCACGGCACGCTGATCCTCGGCGCGGCCGTGATGGTGATCCCGTTCGCCTGGCAGCTGCTCACCTCGCTGAAGACGCTGACCAACGCCACCCGGGTGCCGCCGACCCTCGCGCCGGACTGGCGCTGGGCGAACTACGCCCAGGTGTTCGAGCTGCTGCCGTTCGGCGACCAGTTCCTCAACACCGTCCTGGTCGCCGTCGCGCGCACCGCCGGGCAGCTGCTGTTCTGTTCGATGGCGGCGTACGCGTTCGCGCGGCTGCGCTTCCCCGGCCGGGGCCTGCTGTTCGGGCTGTTCCTGTCCGTGCTGATGGTGCCGCCGGCGCTGTTCGTCATCCCGCAGTACGAGATCATGGCCGATCTGGGCTGGCTCAACAGCCTCGGCGCGATCATCGCGCCCGGCCTGTTCTCCGCGTTCGGCGTGTTCCTGCTGCGGCAGTTCTTCCTCGGCCTGCCCCGGGAGCTGGACGAGGCGGCCCGCCTCGACGGGGCCGGGCCGCTGCGCATCTACTGGTCCGTCATGCTGCCGCTCGCCAAGCCCGGCCTGCTGGCGCTCGGCATCCTCGTGGTGTTGGCGTCCTGGAACGACCTGTTCTGGCCGCTGATCGTCAACACCGACCCGGAGCAGATGACCCTGTCGGCGGGCCTGGCCTCGCTCCAGGGCCAGTTCCAGACCGACTACCCGGTGCTGATGGCCGGGTCGCTGCTCGCCTCGCTGCCGGTGATCGTGGTGTTCACCGTGCTGCAGCGCCACTTCATCCAGGGCATCGCCTTCAGCGGCAACAAGAGCTGA
- a CDS encoding carbohydrate ABC transporter permease, which translates to MTAVAEKPRTRVEAEKPRPRGVRRGFGLAPTAVLLLGALYCLLPVCWVLAASTKTRGELFTSNAFTPGTGLLDNIADLSAYRDGIFWQWMANTALYAGVGALLSTAVSVLAGYALAKFRFFGRNAIFNVLIGGILVPAVVLAVPQYLLLAKAGLANTYWAVLLPSILHPYSIYLARIYAAAAIPDALLEAGRIDGAGEHRLLRVVALPLMGPGMVTIFLFQFVAIWNNFLLPFIMLADDERFPLTVGLYTLLATGANQPALYNLVITGALLSIIPLIALFLTMQRYWRTDLSGGSVKS; encoded by the coding sequence ATGACCGCCGTCGCGGAGAAGCCGCGCACGCGCGTCGAGGCGGAGAAGCCTCGGCCGCGTGGGGTACGCCGGGGGTTCGGGCTCGCGCCCACGGCCGTGCTGCTGCTCGGGGCGCTGTACTGCCTGCTGCCGGTGTGCTGGGTGCTCGCCGCGTCCACCAAGACCCGCGGCGAGCTGTTCACGTCGAACGCGTTCACGCCGGGCACGGGGCTGCTGGACAACATCGCGGACCTGTCGGCGTACCGGGACGGGATCTTCTGGCAGTGGATGGCCAACACCGCGCTGTACGCGGGCGTCGGCGCGCTGCTGTCCACGGCGGTGTCGGTGCTGGCCGGGTACGCCCTGGCCAAGTTCCGGTTCTTCGGCCGCAACGCCATCTTCAACGTGCTGATCGGCGGCATCCTGGTGCCGGCCGTGGTGCTGGCGGTCCCGCAGTACCTGCTGCTGGCCAAGGCCGGGCTGGCCAACACGTACTGGGCGGTGCTGCTGCCCAGCATCCTGCACCCGTACAGCATCTACCTCGCCCGGATCTACGCCGCCGCGGCGATCCCGGACGCGCTGCTGGAGGCGGGCCGGATCGACGGGGCGGGCGAGCACCGGCTGCTGCGGGTGGTGGCGCTGCCGCTGATGGGACCGGGCATGGTGACGATCTTCCTGTTCCAGTTCGTGGCGATCTGGAACAACTTCCTGCTGCCCTTCATCATGCTCGCCGACGACGAGCGCTTCCCGCTCACCGTCGGCCTCTACACGCTGCTGGCCACCGGGGCCAACCAGCCCGCGCTGTACAACCTGGTGATCACCGGGGCGCTGCTGTCGATCATCCCGCTGATCGCGCTGTTCCTGACCATGCAGCGGTACTGGCGCACGGACCTGTCCGGCGGGTCTGTGAAAAGCTGA
- a CDS encoding LacI family DNA-binding transcriptional regulator has protein sequence MVVTNKRRPTIHDVARASGVSRGTVSRALNGDPYVSTAALAAVKRAVAETGYVVNRAARSLVTQRTNTVVMVLSEPQEKLFEDPNFSVLLRVATRRLAQRDVALVMMVAGDDGDRERVIRYLRGGHADGVLLLSAHSGDPLLAELDGLSIPAVACGAVLGREGVIPYAAADDREGARQMTQYLVDQGRRKIATITGPLDTPGGLNRLEGFCDVLGRKAVKKLIAHGDYSRHGGETAMTELLDRTPDLDAVFVGSDLMAAGALAVLRARGRRVPEDVAVGGFDDSAIAASTHPRLTTVRQPLEQVATETVRLLLELIDGAETVDPVVLPTELVTRESA, from the coding sequence ATGGTCGTGACGAACAAGCGGCGTCCCACGATCCACGACGTGGCCCGTGCCTCGGGAGTATCCCGGGGCACGGTGTCCCGCGCCCTCAACGGCGACCCCTACGTGAGCACGGCGGCGCTCGCGGCGGTGAAACGCGCCGTCGCCGAGACCGGGTACGTGGTCAACCGCGCCGCGCGCAGCCTGGTCACCCAGCGTACGAACACCGTGGTCATGGTGCTGTCCGAGCCGCAGGAGAAGCTGTTCGAGGACCCGAACTTCAGCGTGCTGCTGCGGGTGGCCACCCGGCGGCTGGCCCAGCGCGACGTCGCCCTGGTCATGATGGTGGCCGGCGACGACGGCGACCGCGAGCGGGTCATCCGCTACCTGCGCGGCGGCCACGCCGACGGGGTGCTGCTGCTGTCGGCCCACTCCGGCGACCCGCTGCTGGCCGAACTCGACGGCCTGTCCATCCCGGCCGTGGCCTGCGGCGCGGTGCTGGGCCGCGAGGGCGTGATCCCGTACGCCGCCGCCGACGACCGCGAGGGCGCCCGCCAGATGACGCAGTACCTCGTCGACCAGGGCCGCAGGAAGATCGCCACGATCACCGGCCCGCTCGACACCCCCGGCGGCCTGAACCGGCTGGAGGGCTTCTGCGACGTGCTCGGCCGCAAGGCCGTCAAGAAGCTCATCGCGCACGGCGACTACTCCCGGCACGGCGGCGAGACCGCCATGACCGAGCTGCTCGACCGGACGCCCGACCTCGACGCCGTCTTCGTCGGCTCCGACCTGATGGCCGCCGGGGCGCTCGCCGTGCTGCGCGCCCGCGGCCGCCGCGTCCCCGAGGACGTCGCCGTCGGCGGCTTCGACGACTCCGCCATCGCCGCCTCCACCCACCCCCGCCTGACCACCGTCCGCCAGCCCCTGGAACAGGTCGCCACCGAAACAGTCCGCCTCCTCCTCGAACTCATCGACGGCGCCGAGACCGTGGACCCCGTGGTCCTCCCCACCGAACTCGTCACCCGCGAATCCGCCTGA
- a CDS encoding SigE family RNA polymerase sigma factor, which yields MEDFDAYVVAAWPRLVRSAWLLTGDWHKAEDLVQTVLARAYGRWARIRDDAPDAYLRAMLATTFLTWWRRKWRAEVPTETLPERAGADALSPLDTQRVVRAALLSLPQQQRAVLMLRFHADLTEAATAAALGISVGTVKSYTARALTTLRGHAALRDLVTEGAPL from the coding sequence GTGGAGGATTTCGACGCGTACGTCGTGGCGGCGTGGCCACGGCTGGTGCGCTCCGCCTGGCTGCTGACGGGGGACTGGCACAAGGCCGAGGACCTCGTGCAGACGGTCCTGGCGCGGGCGTACGGCCGCTGGGCGCGGATCAGGGACGACGCGCCCGACGCGTACCTGCGGGCCATGCTCGCCACCACGTTCCTGACCTGGTGGCGGCGTAAATGGCGGGCGGAGGTCCCCACGGAGACGCTGCCCGAGCGGGCGGGCGCCGACGCGCTCTCGCCGCTGGACACGCAGCGCGTCGTCCGGGCCGCGCTGCTGTCGCTGCCGCAGCAGCAGCGGGCGGTGCTGATGCTGCGCTTCCACGCCGACCTGACCGAGGCGGCGACCGCCGCGGCGCTGGGCATCAGCGTCGGCACCGTCAAGTCGTACACCGCGCGCGCCCTCACCACCCTGCGCGGTCACGCCGCGCTGCGCGACCTCGTCACGGAAGGAGCACCGCTGTGA